The proteins below come from a single Crossiella sp. CA-258035 genomic window:
- a CDS encoding class III extradiol dioxygenase subunit B-like domain-containing protein, with amino-acid sequence MIARVAFAPHPPLLVPELVTGAAAETEALRQACLRAARTLTEEVDHWWVIAVDQAGPATIGPDARGTFAGFGADVEVDLGEGSGPADPMLPVPALVAGWLRAHAGARSAAVHLLPPGLSPAECHEFGRKLATNCIPIGLFVLADSSARLTPRSPVPPDERAPAFDATISQALAAGEPAPLTGLDPELAAELWAHGRAAYQVAGAATAGQRWDAELLYSDCPYGVGYHVATWRERAEF; translated from the coding sequence GTGATCGCCCGAGTCGCCTTCGCGCCCCATCCACCCCTGTTGGTACCCGAACTGGTGACCGGCGCCGCCGCCGAGACCGAAGCGTTGCGCCAGGCCTGCCTGCGCGCCGCCCGCACCCTCACCGAAGAGGTCGACCACTGGTGGGTGATCGCGGTTGACCAGGCCGGACCCGCCACCATCGGCCCGGACGCCAGGGGCACCTTCGCCGGGTTCGGGGCCGACGTCGAGGTCGACCTCGGCGAGGGCAGCGGGCCGGCCGACCCGATGCTGCCGGTCCCGGCGCTGGTCGCGGGCTGGCTGCGGGCGCACGCCGGCGCACGTTCGGCGGCCGTGCACCTGCTCCCGCCCGGCCTGTCCCCGGCTGAGTGTCACGAGTTCGGGCGAAAGCTGGCCACCAACTGCATCCCGATCGGCCTGTTCGTGCTCGCCGACTCCTCGGCCCGGCTCACCCCGCGCTCCCCGGTCCCGCCCGACGAGCGCGCCCCGGCCTTCGACGCGACGATCTCGCAGGCCCTGGCCGCGGGCGAGCCGGCCCCGCTGACCGGGCTGGACCCGGAGCTGGCGGCCGAGCTGTGGGCGCACGGCCGGGCCGCATACCAGGTCGCGGGGGCCGCCACGGCGGGCCAGCGCTGGGACGCCGAGCTGCTGTACTCGGACTGCCCCTACGGCGTGGGGTACCACGTGGCCACCTGGCGGGAGCGCGCGGAGTTCTAG